A stretch of the Azorhizobium caulinodans ORS 571 genome encodes the following:
- a CDS encoding DUF1656 domain-containing protein encodes MFSEINILGIYVAPFAVMLLLAWAVMMPLNMLGERIGLSRRVWHPGLFNLCLYIIVLSLIVIAYGGRP; translated from the coding sequence ATGTTCTCGGAGATCAACATCCTCGGCATCTATGTCGCGCCCTTCGCGGTAATGCTGCTGCTGGCTTGGGCAGTCATGATGCCGCTGAACATGCTCGGCGAGCGCATCGGCCTCTCACGCCGCGTGTGGCATCCGGGCCTCTTCAACCTCTGCCTCTACATCATCGTCCTCTCGCTCATCGTGATCGCCTACGGGGGCCGTCCGTGA
- a CDS encoding sensor histidine kinase gives MLDNAASGTRSAGARLLQQAARQTCLHSRWRLTEDPMSGPRSALLSEPPRACSGWQGQALVSVLCLAIFLVDTLSPLDMAIAVLYVVVVLVSSRWFRSRGLIVIGAGCIALAVTSFLVMHADDFNLAAVMRCVVSIAAIAVTTLLCLRNEAATASLRYQAALLDLSYDAIFVRDPLGRVVYWNVGAERLYGWSRSEATGQVADALLRSVLPAPRHEIMGALEATGQWEGEVIHATRDGRKVTCLSRWSLQRDDRGRSLGIMETNHDITGRKTAENELHEAQAHLAHVTRVSTVGELTASIAHEVNQPLAAVVTNGEACLRWLRRPVPDIGEAEKTVTRMIANARRASDVIARLRALVRRGEPDHLPVHLADLVEESVTLLERELASHDVRLVLELAPDLPEIRGDRVQLLQVLINLALNAVQAMDTVPEGQRALTIRTAPMTDGPQGQAERFVAVSVEDTGPGAPSETLASLFTPFVSTKKDGIGIGLSISRSIVEAHGGRILAEPAPQGGLRLTFTLPLAGDLPPAPLKEPLS, from the coding sequence ATGCTCGACAACGCCGCCTCAGGCACGCGGTCGGCGGGCGCCCGCTTGCTTCAGCAAGCGGCGCGCCAGACCTGCCTGCATTCCAGATGGCGATTGACCGAGGACCCCATGTCCGGCCCGCGAAGTGCCTTGTTGTCCGAACCGCCCCGCGCCTGCTCCGGTTGGCAGGGACAGGCTCTGGTGAGCGTGTTGTGCCTGGCGATCTTCCTCGTCGATACCCTGTCGCCGCTCGATATGGCGATCGCTGTTCTTTACGTGGTCGTCGTCCTGGTTTCGTCGCGCTGGTTCCGGAGTCGGGGCCTGATCGTCATCGGGGCGGGGTGCATTGCACTGGCGGTGACCAGCTTCCTCGTCATGCACGCCGACGATTTCAATCTCGCCGCCGTCATGCGCTGTGTCGTGAGCATCGCGGCCATCGCCGTGACGACGCTGCTGTGCCTGCGCAATGAGGCGGCGACCGCTTCTCTCCGCTATCAGGCCGCCTTGCTGGACCTGTCCTACGACGCCATCTTCGTGCGCGATCCCCTCGGCAGGGTCGTTTACTGGAACGTGGGTGCCGAACGCCTTTACGGTTGGTCGCGGTCGGAAGCGACGGGGCAGGTGGCAGACGCGCTGTTGCGCTCCGTGCTCCCGGCCCCGCGTCATGAGATCATGGGGGCGCTCGAGGCGACGGGACAGTGGGAGGGCGAGGTGATCCATGCCACGAGGGACGGCCGGAAAGTCACCTGCCTGAGCCGCTGGTCGCTCCAGCGCGACGACCGCGGACGCAGCCTCGGCATCATGGAAACGAACCACGACATCACGGGCCGCAAGACGGCCGAGAACGAGCTTCATGAGGCCCAGGCGCACCTGGCCCATGTCACGCGGGTGAGCACCGTCGGGGAACTAACGGCCTCCATCGCGCACGAGGTCAATCAGCCATTGGCGGCGGTCGTCACCAACGGGGAGGCCTGCCTGCGCTGGCTGCGGCGGCCCGTGCCCGACATCGGCGAGGCGGAGAAGACCGTCACCCGCATGATCGCGAATGCGCGCCGGGCGAGCGACGTGATCGCACGCCTGCGGGCGCTGGTGCGGCGCGGAGAACCGGATCATCTGCCAGTCCATCTGGCGGATCTGGTGGAGGAGAGCGTCACGCTTCTGGAGCGCGAGCTGGCCAGTCACGACGTCCGGCTCGTGCTTGAGCTCGCCCCCGACCTGCCGGAGATCCGCGGTGACCGCGTCCAACTGCTGCAGGTCCTCATCAACCTTGCCCTCAATGCCGTCCAGGCGATGGATACGGTGCCAGAGGGACAGCGGGCCCTGACGATCCGCACCGCGCCGATGACTGACGGCCCGCAAGGACAGGCGGAGCGTTTCGTTGCCGTGTCCGTGGAGGATACGGGGCCGGGCGCGCCGTCCGAGACGCTGGCCTCGCTTTTCACGCCGTTCGTCTCGACTAAGAAGGATGGCATCGGTATCGGCCTCTCCATCTCGCGCTCCATCGTCGAGGCCCATGGCGGCCGGATTCTGGCCGAGCCTGCGCCGCAAGGCGGCCTGCGCCTGACCTTCACCCTCCCGCTCGCCGGCGATCTTCCGCCGGCGCCCCTCAAGGAACCTCTCTCGTGA
- a CDS encoding FUSC family protein: MSADSEIRSIAGRPARPEARAAVAALLPLVPRLLFGLRLAASVCLALYVTYYLELPNPFWAATTAAIVCQPNLGASLQKGRFRALGTAIGALALVCLLALFPQQRIALLLCLALWCGLCGFAVVLLRNSAAYAAGLSGITAAILFADSISDPTSAFFLGITRVSEICIGILAAAAVLLITDPGTARLALASLMERIAQQLRTGFLDTLATEGETPDMQAARRNVVKTLTPLHIAIDAATGESGSLYARRGNFRIAIASLIDALVGWRNVSHHPFPDGSDAPSVQQALAAGISRINPAAAERYGSDADAVRDIIADIETLRPESAKDVLSARLLVDAAHKVAICLAQFMQAITLLRTGAGGRLPPQSQPLVIADSLPAWLAGARAFLSVVTVALFWVTSAWPTGPFAIAFAVISTLIFASFAEEARARAADYTIGVAVMSVLGSVIYFYVLPTLSTFPALMGLLFLLYVPLGMMQVGTWHSVLFLAMSIASLPLLGIGNPVAYDPAGYFNIALAILTGSAVGTLFFVILPPLGPERRARRLISLSARDLRRLLLDQDRHDERHWRALLSRRLESIPAQATLEQHGALLALLAIGHAVHRLRAAVTSGEGARALVTAFTALAEGEPSVALACLEIVERQTGTDTSSTASTALPADVQTEMAVLADAIRTNSALLAMLAPGRTPPSGQ, from the coding sequence ATGAGCGCGGACAGTGAAATTCGCAGCATCGCAGGACGTCCCGCGCGCCCCGAAGCGCGTGCGGCCGTTGCTGCCCTGCTGCCCCTTGTTCCCCGGCTGCTCTTCGGGCTGCGCCTTGCAGCTTCCGTGTGCCTCGCCCTTTACGTCACCTATTATCTCGAACTGCCCAATCCGTTCTGGGCCGCCACCACGGCCGCCATCGTCTGCCAGCCGAACCTTGGCGCCTCGCTCCAGAAGGGGCGGTTCCGGGCGCTTGGCACGGCCATAGGCGCGCTGGCGCTCGTCTGCCTGCTGGCGCTGTTTCCGCAGCAGCGCATCGCCCTCCTCCTCTGCCTCGCACTCTGGTGCGGCCTGTGCGGTTTTGCGGTGGTGCTTTTGCGCAATTCCGCGGCCTATGCGGCGGGCCTGTCGGGCATCACCGCCGCCATCCTCTTCGCCGACAGCATTTCGGACCCGACCTCCGCTTTCTTTCTCGGCATCACCCGTGTCAGCGAGATCTGCATCGGCATCCTCGCCGCCGCAGCCGTCCTGCTCATCACCGATCCCGGCACGGCGCGGCTCGCCCTCGCCAGCCTGATGGAGCGCATCGCCCAGCAGTTGCGCACCGGCTTCCTCGATACCCTCGCCACCGAAGGCGAGACGCCCGACATGCAGGCCGCACGGCGCAATGTGGTGAAGACCCTGACACCGCTCCACATCGCGATCGACGCCGCCACGGGGGAATCCGGCTCCCTCTATGCACGCCGGGGCAATTTCCGGATCGCCATCGCCTCGCTCATCGACGCGCTCGTTGGTTGGCGCAATGTCAGCCATCACCCGTTCCCCGATGGCAGTGACGCCCCTTCCGTCCAGCAGGCGCTGGCCGCCGGCATCTCCCGGATCAATCCCGCGGCCGCCGAGCGTTACGGCTCGGACGCCGATGCCGTTCGAGACATCATCGCGGACATCGAGACCCTGCGTCCGGAGAGCGCGAAGGACGTCCTGTCCGCCCGCCTTCTGGTGGACGCCGCCCACAAGGTGGCGATCTGTCTTGCACAGTTCATGCAGGCAATCACGCTCCTGCGCACCGGGGCGGGCGGGCGTCTGCCACCGCAATCCCAGCCCCTCGTCATCGCCGACAGTCTGCCGGCCTGGCTTGCGGGTGCGCGGGCCTTTCTTTCGGTGGTGACCGTGGCGCTTTTCTGGGTCACCTCGGCCTGGCCGACCGGTCCCTTTGCCATCGCCTTCGCCGTCATCTCGACGTTGATCTTCGCCTCCTTCGCGGAAGAGGCACGGGCGCGGGCGGCGGATTACACCATCGGTGTCGCGGTGATGTCGGTTCTGGGCAGCGTGATCTATTTCTACGTGCTGCCGACGCTTTCCACCTTCCCGGCTCTCATGGGCCTGCTTTTCCTCCTCTATGTCCCGCTCGGCATGATGCAGGTCGGCACCTGGCACAGCGTGCTGTTCCTCGCCATGTCGATCGCGTCTCTCCCGTTGCTGGGGATCGGCAACCCCGTAGCGTATGATCCGGCGGGATATTTCAACATCGCTCTGGCCATTCTCACTGGCAGCGCGGTCGGAACGCTCTTCTTCGTCATTCTGCCGCCGCTCGGACCGGAGCGGCGCGCGCGCCGGCTCATCAGCCTCTCGGCGCGCGATCTTCGCCGCCTGCTCCTCGACCAGGACCGACACGATGAGCGGCATTGGCGCGCCCTGCTCAGCCGGCGGCTCGAGAGCATCCCTGCGCAGGCCACGCTTGAGCAACACGGTGCCCTGCTGGCGCTGCTGGCGATAGGGCATGCCGTCCATCGGCTGCGCGCCGCGGTGACCTCCGGCGAGGGCGCTCGGGCGCTGGTGACCGCGTTCACGGCGCTTGCGGAAGGCGAGCCATCCGTCGCCCTGGCGTGTCTGGAGATCGTGGAACGCCAGACCGGCACCGACACGTCTTCCACCGCGTCCACTGCTCTGCCCGCCGATGTTCAGACTGAGATGGCGGTGCTCGCCGATGCGATCAGGACCAACAGCGCGCTCCTCGCCATGCTTGCTCCCGGGCGGACGCCCCCTTCCGGCCAATGA
- the poxB gene encoding ubiquinone-dependent pyruvate dehydrogenase — translation MFSRNVAELIVDTLGEAGVERIYGVVGDSLNGLTEALRTTGKMRWVHVRHEEVAAFAAAGESQITGQLAVCAGSCGPGNLHLINGLFDAQRSRTPVLAIAAQIPSAEIGGGYFQETHPQNLFQECSVYCELVSDPAQMPFVLENAIRAAVGQRGVAVVVIPGDVALKPAPDRPISERRGLVPAAPVVVPAESELDALADLLNGAERVTLFCGRGCAGAHPQLMQLAEALKSPMVHALGGKEHVEYDNPYDVGMTGFIGFSSGYEAMHACDVLLMLGTDFPYKQFLPTGIKIAQVDIRPEHLGRRCKLDLGVVGDVAATITALMPRLTAKADRLHLDDSVTRYKHARKGLDALAQGKPGSKPIHPQYLTRLISERATSDAAFTFDVGTPTIWAARYLEMNGKRRLVGSLAHGSMANALPQAIGIQASHPDRQVISLSGDGGFTMLMGDLVTLVQEKLPVKTVIFNNGVLGFVALEMKAAGFVELGTDLQNPDFAAMANAMGILGVRVEDPGELPAAIDQVLAHDGPAVLDVVTATQELSMPPTIGVEQAKGFGLWMLRAVLSGHGTEVIDLASTNLLPR, via the coding sequence ATGTTCTCTCGTAACGTTGCGGAACTTATCGTAGACACGCTCGGCGAAGCGGGCGTCGAGCGCATCTATGGCGTGGTGGGCGACAGCCTCAACGGCCTGACGGAGGCCCTGCGCACGACCGGGAAGATGCGGTGGGTGCATGTCAGGCACGAGGAAGTTGCGGCCTTCGCGGCGGCCGGAGAGTCGCAGATCACCGGACAGCTCGCGGTGTGCGCCGGCTCCTGTGGTCCGGGCAATCTGCACCTGATCAACGGCCTCTTCGATGCGCAGCGGAGCCGGACGCCGGTCCTCGCCATCGCCGCCCAGATCCCGTCCGCCGAGATCGGGGGCGGCTATTTCCAGGAGACCCACCCGCAGAACCTCTTCCAGGAATGCAGCGTCTATTGCGAACTCGTCTCCGATCCCGCCCAGATGCCGTTCGTGCTGGAGAATGCCATCCGCGCCGCCGTCGGCCAACGCGGCGTGGCGGTGGTTGTCATTCCCGGCGACGTCGCGCTGAAGCCGGCGCCGGACCGCCCGATCTCCGAGCGGCGGGGCCTCGTTCCCGCAGCGCCGGTGGTGGTGCCCGCCGAGAGCGAACTCGATGCCCTCGCCGATCTGCTGAACGGCGCAGAGCGCGTCACGCTGTTCTGCGGCCGGGGCTGCGCGGGTGCCCACCCCCAGCTCATGCAACTCGCGGAGGCGCTCAAGAGCCCCATGGTCCACGCGCTTGGCGGCAAGGAGCACGTGGAATACGACAATCCCTATGATGTGGGCATGACGGGCTTCATCGGCTTCTCGTCCGGCTACGAAGCCATGCACGCCTGCGACGTGCTGCTGATGCTCGGCACCGACTTCCCCTACAAGCAGTTCCTGCCGACGGGCATCAAGATCGCCCAGGTGGACATCCGGCCAGAGCATCTCGGGCGGCGCTGCAAGCTTGATCTCGGCGTGGTCGGTGATGTGGCCGCGACGATCACTGCCCTCATGCCGCGCCTGACCGCCAAGGCCGACCGCCTGCACCTCGATGACAGCGTCACGCGTTACAAGCACGCCCGCAAGGGCCTCGATGCGCTGGCGCAGGGCAAGCCCGGCAGCAAGCCGATCCATCCGCAGTATCTCACGCGGCTGATCAGCGAGCGCGCCACCTCGGACGCAGCTTTCACCTTCGATGTGGGAACGCCCACCATCTGGGCCGCGCGTTATCTCGAAATGAACGGCAAGCGCCGCCTCGTGGGGTCGCTGGCGCACGGCTCCATGGCGAATGCCCTGCCGCAGGCCATCGGCATCCAGGCCTCCCATCCCGATCGGCAGGTCATCTCGCTGTCGGGCGATGGCGGCTTCACCATGCTGATGGGCGATCTGGTCACGCTGGTGCAGGAAAAGCTCCCGGTGAAGACGGTCATCTTCAACAATGGCGTGCTCGGCTTCGTGGCGCTGGAGATGAAGGCGGCAGGCTTCGTGGAGCTGGGCACCGATCTCCAGAACCCGGATTTCGCGGCCATGGCCAATGCCATGGGCATCCTCGGCGTGCGGGTGGAGGACCCCGGCGAGCTTCCCGCCGCCATCGACCAGGTGCTGGCCCACGACGGCCCGGCGGTGCTCGATGTGGTCACCGCGACGCAGGAACTGTCCATGCCGCCGACCATCGGGGTCGAGCAGGCGAAGGGCTTCGGCCTGTGGATGCTGCGTGCCGTCCTCAGCGGGCACGGCACAGAGGTAATCGACCTCGCCAGCACCAACCTGCTGCCGCGCTGA
- a CDS encoding efflux RND transporter periplasmic adaptor subunit, which translates to MTAIDMPAGNQKSYIGQILRVLATLIAAALAGGLGWRMWDTYMSTPWTRDGTVRAYVVTVAPQVSGRIVELPVKADQFVHKGDLLMVIEPDDYQIALANAEANVARAKADLENKQAEAERRLHLSALAVSDEEKQSFAATANMALAAYQQALADRDKAKLDLSRTRIVSPVNGYVTNLLTQVGDFATTGQRALSVVDSDSFWVDGYFEETLLNSIHVGDRAEVALMAYPERLSGHVTGIGRGIAVPNAQPDGSGLATVNPVFTWVRLAQRVPVRVVLDDVPPSIVLSAGLTASITILDGTAPTSAAAPAQSAHR; encoded by the coding sequence ATGACCGCAATCGACATGCCTGCCGGGAACCAGAAATCGTATATCGGCCAGATCCTGCGGGTGCTGGCGACGCTGATCGCCGCCGCCCTCGCCGGCGGGCTTGGCTGGAGGATGTGGGACACCTACATGTCCACGCCCTGGACCCGCGACGGCACGGTGCGGGCCTATGTGGTCACGGTCGCACCGCAGGTCTCCGGCCGCATCGTCGAACTGCCGGTGAAGGCCGACCAATTCGTCCACAAGGGAGACCTGCTGATGGTAATCGAACCCGATGACTATCAGATCGCCCTTGCCAATGCGGAGGCCAATGTCGCCCGCGCCAAGGCGGACCTCGAGAACAAGCAAGCCGAGGCGGAACGCCGGCTACACCTCAGCGCCCTGGCCGTCTCCGACGAGGAGAAGCAGAGCTTCGCGGCGACCGCCAACATGGCGCTCGCCGCCTATCAGCAGGCCCTCGCCGATCGCGACAAGGCCAAGCTCGACCTCAGCCGGACCCGCATCGTCTCGCCTGTTAACGGCTATGTCACGAACCTGCTCACCCAGGTCGGCGACTTCGCCACGACCGGCCAGAGAGCGCTCTCGGTCGTGGACAGCGACAGCTTCTGGGTGGACGGCTATTTCGAGGAAACGCTGCTCAACTCCATCCATGTGGGCGACCGGGCGGAGGTGGCCCTGATGGCCTATCCGGAGCGCCTTAGCGGACACGTGACCGGCATCGGCCGCGGTATTGCCGTCCCCAACGCGCAGCCGGATGGATCGGGCCTCGCCACCGTCAATCCCGTCTTCACCTGGGTGCGCCTCGCGCAGCGCGTGCCGGTCCGCGTCGTGCTTGATGACGTCCCGCCGTCCATCGTCCTGTCGGCGGGGCTCACCGCGAGCATCACCATCCTTGACGGCACCGCGCCCACGAGCGCCGCCGCGCCTGCTCAATCGGCGCACCGATGA
- a CDS encoding response regulator transcription factor: MISRTQGRSPTPTQGPVVIVVDDDADLRDALTSLFRSIGLEVVSFGSAPELLAAKLPDTPRCLVLDIRLPGVSGLDFQSQLQRSDLDLPIIFMTGHGDIPMTVRAMKAGAVDFLTKPFRDQDMLDAVSAAIEIDRTRRAEREAASHLRALYATLTERERQIMALVTSGLMNKQVAGEVGLSEITVKIHRGNVMRKMEAQSLADLVRMAEALGIRAAKG; encoded by the coding sequence GTGATCAGCCGTACCCAAGGCCGAAGCCCGACCCCTACTCAGGGACCCGTCGTCATCGTCGTGGACGACGACGCAGACCTGCGCGATGCCTTGACCAGCCTGTTCCGCTCCATCGGCCTGGAGGTGGTGTCGTTCGGATCGGCTCCGGAATTGCTCGCCGCCAAGCTGCCGGACACGCCCCGCTGCCTCGTTCTGGACATCCGCCTGCCCGGCGTCAGCGGCCTTGATTTCCAGAGCCAGCTTCAGAGGTCCGATCTGGACCTGCCCATCATCTTCATGACCGGGCATGGCGATATCCCCATGACGGTGCGGGCGATGAAGGCGGGCGCGGTGGATTTCCTCACCAAGCCCTTCCGGGACCAGGACATGCTGGATGCGGTTTCGGCCGCCATCGAGATCGACCGCACCCGGCGCGCCGAGCGGGAAGCCGCATCGCACCTGCGCGCCCTTTACGCCACGCTGACCGAGCGTGAGAGGCAGATCATGGCGCTCGTGACGTCCGGCCTCATGAACAAGCAGGTGGCGGGCGAGGTGGGCCTCAGCGAGATCACCGTGAAGATTCACCGCGGCAACGTCATGCGGAAAATGGAAGCCCAGTCCCTGGCCGATCTCGTACGCATGGCGGAGGCGCTGGGCATCCGCGCGGCGAAAGGATAG
- a CDS encoding cytochrome ubiquinol oxidase subunit I has protein sequence MELTPLLLSRIQFAFTISFHIIFPAFTIGLAAWLTFLEACHLFTGERIYRRLSDFWLKIFAVAFGLGVVSGIVMAFQFGTNWSELSRRTGPIQGPLLGYESFTAFALEAAFFGVLMFGRDRVPRWAYLGACLMVSLGTSLSAFWIMVNNSWMQYPTGFSLTPDGVFVPTDWSAIIFNQAVWTRFPHMIIAAYVTSAFCVAATGAWYMLRGTAVQEGRAMAVMGLRLAAILVPVQLGFGHLVGDFVHDKQPAKFAAIEGRWNDQQPASEILVAWPDSENERNLFEISVPYLGSVIGSMSLTSKELGIKSFAPQDRPPVAIPFFAFRIMVGCGLVMLALAWIGSWLSFSERLLKARLFLVATFLSFPLGFIATLTGWFTAEVGRQPWVVYGQLRTAEAATPFLTSQEVATTFALVAAVYALIFGFGVLYIYRLLRAGPIPAAALSLYGTNPKRPLSIPGASPGVSGAAKTGE, from the coding sequence ATGGAACTCACCCCCCTTCTGCTGTCGCGAATCCAGTTCGCGTTCACAATCTCCTTCCACATCATCTTTCCGGCCTTCACCATCGGTCTTGCAGCATGGCTCACCTTTCTGGAGGCGTGCCATCTCTTCACCGGCGAGCGCATCTATCGCCGGCTGTCGGATTTCTGGCTGAAGATCTTCGCCGTGGCCTTCGGCCTCGGCGTGGTCTCCGGCATCGTCATGGCCTTCCAGTTCGGAACCAACTGGAGCGAGCTCTCGCGCCGCACCGGCCCGATCCAGGGACCGCTGCTGGGCTATGAGAGCTTCACCGCCTTTGCGCTCGAGGCGGCGTTCTTCGGCGTGCTGATGTTCGGACGGGACCGGGTGCCACGCTGGGCCTATCTCGGCGCCTGCCTGATGGTGTCGCTCGGCACCAGCCTGTCGGCCTTCTGGATCATGGTGAACAACAGCTGGATGCAGTACCCGACCGGCTTCAGCCTGACGCCGGACGGCGTCTTCGTGCCCACGGACTGGTCCGCCATCATCTTCAATCAGGCCGTCTGGACACGCTTCCCGCACATGATCATCGCGGCCTATGTGACATCCGCCTTCTGCGTGGCCGCCACGGGCGCGTGGTACATGCTCCGCGGCACGGCCGTGCAGGAGGGCCGCGCGATGGCGGTCATGGGCCTGCGGCTGGCGGCCATCCTGGTGCCCGTCCAGCTCGGGTTCGGCCATCTCGTGGGCGATTTCGTCCACGACAAGCAGCCCGCGAAGTTCGCGGCCATCGAGGGACGCTGGAACGATCAGCAGCCGGCGAGCGAAATTCTCGTCGCCTGGCCGGACTCCGAGAATGAGCGCAATCTCTTCGAGATCTCCGTGCCTTATCTCGGCAGCGTGATCGGCTCCATGAGCCTCACATCGAAGGAACTGGGCATCAAAAGCTTCGCGCCGCAGGATCGCCCGCCCGTCGCCATCCCGTTCTTCGCGTTCCGGATCATGGTCGGCTGCGGCCTCGTGATGCTGGCGCTCGCCTGGATCGGATCGTGGCTCAGCTTCAGCGAGCGCCTGCTCAAGGCGCGGCTCTTCCTCGTCGCGACATTCTTGTCGTTTCCGCTTGGGTTCATCGCGACCCTGACCGGGTGGTTCACCGCAGAGGTCGGCCGGCAGCCCTGGGTGGTCTATGGCCAGCTTCGGACTGCGGAGGCCGCAACACCGTTCCTGACGTCGCAGGAGGTCGCGACAACCTTCGCCCTGGTCGCCGCCGTCTATGCGCTCATCTTCGGATTCGGCGTCC
- a CDS encoding FdhF/YdeP family oxidoreductase, which produces MGVAKTIRPYHQPAGGWGALKAMGTALVEQHVAVHGMATLARMNQPGGFDCPGCGWADPKHTSPFEYCENGGKAVAWEMTTRRCTPAFFESHTVSELSALNDYELEMEGRLTHPMRYDAISDRYLPVSWDEAFALVGAHLNALPDPNMAEFYTSGRASNEAAFLYQLFAREYGTNNFPDCSNMCHEATSVGLPQSIGVGKGTVLLEDFARADCIFIFGQNPGTNSPRMMTELRNASRRGATIMSFNPFRERALERFQAPQSPVEMATLSSTPISSRLYQVKVGGDVALIKGLMKCLLAADEEARARESAPVLDWDFIKGHTAGIEALVADLNATSWSDVERKSGISRTEIEIAAQAYMKAERAILVYGMGITQHRHGTQNVQQIANLALLRGNVGREGAGICPVRGHSNVQGDRTVGITETPSRALLDAIEARYGFSPPKADGHNVVTALEAMVRGETKVFIGLGGNFAAAIPDWQLTQQAMRGLDLTVHIATKLNRSHLVHGRDALILPCLGRTEIDMQASGPQSVTVEDSMSMVHASTGHNLPASENLKSEPAIIAGMARATLGHRSKVNWEALTEDYARIREEIEAVFPIFQGYNARIREPGGFHLTSLARERIWATATGKANFLVCDGLCEDPQVSEKDVLWLTTVRSHDQYNTTLYSLSDRYRGVYGQRDVIFLSQAEMDRRGLKADDRVDIVTVSQDGVERAVRAFRVVPYAFPEGGCAAYYPETNPLVPLYAHDPQSFTPASKGVPVRLVKSTATPAVQ; this is translated from the coding sequence ATGGGCGTCGCCAAGACCATCCGTCCCTATCACCAACCCGCCGGCGGCTGGGGGGCTCTCAAGGCAATGGGCACCGCGCTGGTCGAGCAGCACGTCGCCGTGCACGGCATGGCGACGCTCGCCCGGATGAACCAGCCCGGCGGCTTCGATTGCCCCGGCTGCGGGTGGGCCGACCCGAAGCACACCTCGCCGTTCGAATATTGCGAGAACGGCGGCAAGGCGGTTGCCTGGGAGATGACGACCCGGCGCTGCACGCCCGCCTTCTTCGAAAGCCATACGGTCAGCGAGCTCTCGGCCCTCAACGATTACGAGCTGGAGATGGAGGGGCGCCTGACGCACCCCATGCGCTATGACGCCATAAGCGATCGCTACCTGCCGGTGAGCTGGGATGAGGCCTTCGCCCTGGTCGGCGCGCACCTCAACGCCCTGCCCGATCCGAACATGGCGGAATTCTACACGTCAGGACGCGCCTCCAACGAGGCGGCCTTTCTCTACCAGCTTTTCGCCCGCGAATACGGCACCAACAATTTCCCAGACTGCTCGAACATGTGCCATGAGGCCACCAGCGTCGGGCTGCCCCAATCCATCGGGGTGGGCAAGGGAACGGTGCTGCTGGAGGACTTCGCCCGCGCCGACTGCATCTTCATCTTCGGGCAGAATCCCGGCACCAATTCCCCGCGCATGATGACGGAACTGCGCAACGCCTCGCGCCGCGGCGCCACCATCATGTCCTTCAATCCCTTCCGCGAGCGGGCGCTGGAGCGCTTCCAGGCGCCGCAGAGCCCGGTAGAGATGGCCACCCTCTCCTCGACGCCCATCTCCTCGCGGCTCTATCAGGTGAAGGTCGGCGGCGACGTAGCGCTCATCAAGGGACTGATGAAATGCCTCCTCGCCGCGGACGAAGAGGCCCGCGCACGCGAGTCGGCTCCCGTCCTCGACTGGGATTTCATCAAGGGCCACACCGCCGGGATCGAGGCGCTCGTTGCGGACCTCAACGCGACCTCCTGGAGCGACGTCGAGCGCAAGAGCGGCATTTCGCGCACGGAGATCGAGATCGCCGCACAGGCCTATATGAAGGCGGAGCGGGCCATCCTCGTCTATGGAATGGGCATCACCCAACACCGCCACGGCACGCAGAATGTGCAGCAGATTGCCAATCTGGCGCTGTTGCGGGGGAACGTCGGCCGCGAGGGCGCGGGCATCTGCCCCGTGCGCGGCCACTCCAACGTGCAGGGTGATCGCACCGTCGGGATCACCGAAACGCCGAGCCGGGCGCTGCTCGATGCCATCGAAGCGCGCTACGGCTTCTCGCCCCCGAAAGCCGATGGCCACAATGTGGTGACCGCGCTTGAGGCCATGGTGCGGGGCGAGACCAAGGTCTTCATCGGCCTCGGCGGCAACTTCGCCGCCGCCATCCCGGACTGGCAGCTGACCCAGCAGGCCATGCGCGGGCTCGACCTCACCGTCCACATCGCCACCAAGCTCAACCGGAGCCATCTCGTCCATGGACGCGATGCGCTCATCCTCCCCTGCCTCGGCCGAACCGAGATCGACATGCAGGCGAGCGGCCCGCAATCAGTGACAGTGGAGGACTCCATGTCGATGGTCCACGCCTCCACCGGCCACAATCTGCCCGCATCCGAAAACCTGAAGAGCGAGCCCGCCATTATCGCCGGCATGGCCCGTGCCACGCTGGGCCACCGCTCGAAGGTGAACTGGGAGGCACTCACCGAAGACTATGCGCGGATCCGCGAGGAGATCGAGGCGGTGTTCCCCATCTTCCAGGGCTACAATGCCCGCATTCGCGAGCCGGGCGGCTTCCATCTCACCTCGCTCGCCCGCGAGCGCATCTGGGCCACGGCAACCGGCAAGGCGAACTTCCTCGTCTGCGACGGACTCTGCGAAGATCCGCAGGTGAGCGAGAAGGATGTTCTGTGGCTCACCACCGTGCGCAGCCACGACCAGTACAACACCACGCTGTATTCCCTCTCCGACCGCTATCGCGGCGTCTATGGCCAGCGCGACGTGATTTTTCTCAGCCAAGCGGAGATGGACAGGCGCGGGCTCAAGGCCGACGACCGGGTCGATATCGTCACGGTCTCGCAGGACGGGGTCGAACGGGCCGTGCGGGCCTTCCGTGTGGTGCCCTATGCCTTCCCCGAAGGCGGGTGCGCCGCCTATTACCCCGAGACCAATCCTCTGGTGCCGCTCTATGCGCACGATCCCCAGAGCTTCACGCCGGCCTCAAAGGGTGTGCCGGTCCGTCTCGTGAAATCCACGGCCACGCCCGCCGTTCAGTGA